In Deinococcus seoulensis, the following are encoded in one genomic region:
- the nadC gene encoding carboxylating nicotinate-nucleotide diphosphorylase — translation MLSLDERLRAALAEDIGRGDATTLATIPASQGATAEFLLKEPGVLSGLEVATRVFALVDPAVTVTWTARDGEARTRGPIGTVSGAARSLLTGERLALNLMQRLSGVATQTRRYADALGGGHTRLLDTRKTTPLWRDLEKQAVRHGGGFNHRAGLDDGILIKDNHVAAAGSITEAIRRARDHSYLLKIECEVPDLAGLEEALHARADRVLLDNMSDELLAQAVALRDRLAPHVTLEASGNMTPERLPRVAASGVDFVSAGALTHSAPALDISLNFLPTPHTPAPEDLS, via the coding sequence ATGCTGAGCCTCGACGAGCGCCTGCGCGCCGCCCTGGCCGAGGATATCGGCCGGGGGGACGCCACGACCCTCGCCACCATTCCCGCCTCGCAGGGGGCCACCGCCGAGTTCCTGCTGAAGGAACCGGGCGTCCTGAGTGGCCTGGAGGTCGCCACGCGCGTCTTCGCGCTGGTGGACCCGGCCGTGACGGTCACCTGGACCGCGCGGGACGGCGAGGCCCGCACGCGCGGCCCGATCGGCACGGTGAGCGGCGCGGCCCGCAGCCTCCTGACCGGCGAACGCCTCGCCCTGAACCTGATGCAGCGCCTCTCGGGCGTCGCCACGCAGACCCGGCGCTACGCGGACGCGCTGGGCGGCGGGCACACGCGCCTGCTCGACACCCGCAAGACCACCCCGCTGTGGCGCGACCTGGAGAAACAGGCGGTGCGGCACGGCGGCGGGTTCAATCACCGCGCGGGCCTGGACGACGGCATCCTGATCAAGGACAACCACGTGGCCGCCGCCGGGAGCATCACGGAAGCCATCCGCCGCGCCCGCGACCACAGTTACCTGCTGAAGATCGAGTGCGAGGTGCCGGACCTCGCGGGCCTGGAGGAAGCCCTGCACGCCCGCGCCGACCGCGTGCTGCTGGACAACATGAGCGACGAACTGCTGGCCCAGGCCGTGGCCCTGCGAGACCGCCTCGCGCCGCACGTGACGCTGGAAGCCAGCGGCAACATGACCCCCGAACGCCTGCCGCGCGTGGCGGCCAGCGGCGTGGACTTCGTGAGTGCCGGGGCGCTGACGCACTCGGCGCCCGCGCTGGACATCAGCCTGAACTTCCTTCCCACCCCACACACCCCTGCACCCGAGGACCTGTCATGA
- the lysX gene encoding lysine biosynthesis protein LysX: MADLAVLYDRIRPDEKMLFEALDDLGVPYDKVYTPQLKVTFDEQGRAAVPWKVAIERCVSQSRGHGVTRALEGFGVKVINPAHVIELCGDKLATNAALHAHGLPTPRTGVAFDGDTALTLIEEMGYPVVLKPTVGSWGRMVSRLNDRAAAEAVIEHKEVLGGPQHGIFYVQELINKPGRDIRAFVVGGVCIGAIYRTSEHWITNTARGAKASNCPVTPEMADLAVRAAAAVHGQIVAIDLVEDPAAPNEWGGLKIIEINHTMEFKNSVATTGVNIPRLMGEYAISLL; encoded by the coding sequence ATGGCCGACCTCGCCGTCCTGTACGACCGCATCCGCCCCGACGAGAAGATGCTCTTCGAGGCCCTCGACGACCTCGGCGTTCCCTACGACAAGGTCTACACCCCCCAGCTGAAGGTCACCTTCGACGAGCAGGGCCGCGCCGCCGTCCCCTGGAAGGTCGCCATCGAACGCTGCGTCAGCCAGAGCCGCGGCCACGGCGTGACCCGCGCCCTGGAGGGCTTCGGCGTGAAGGTCATCAACCCCGCGCACGTCATCGAACTGTGCGGCGATAAACTCGCCACGAACGCCGCCCTGCACGCCCACGGCCTGCCCACCCCCCGCACCGGCGTCGCCTTCGACGGCGACACCGCCCTGACCCTCATCGAGGAGATGGGCTACCCGGTCGTCCTGAAACCCACCGTGGGTTCGTGGGGCCGCATGGTCAGCCGCCTGAACGACCGCGCCGCCGCCGAGGCCGTCATCGAGCACAAGGAAGTCCTGGGCGGCCCGCAGCACGGGATCTTCTACGTGCAGGAACTCATCAACAAGCCCGGCCGGGACATCCGCGCGTTCGTGGTGGGCGGCGTGTGCATCGGCGCGATCTACCGCACCAGCGAACACTGGATCACGAACACCGCGCGCGGCGCGAAAGCCAGCAACTGCCCCGTCACGCCCGAAATGGCCGACCTGGCCGTGCGGGCCGCCGCCGCCGTGCACGGGCAGATCGTCGCCATCGACCTCGTCGAGGACCCCGCCGCGCCCAACGAGTGGGGCGGCCTGAAGATCATCGAGATCAACCACACCATGGAATTCAAGAACTCCGTGGCGACCACCGGCGTGAACATCCCGCGCCTGATGGGCGAGTACGCCATCAGCCTGCTGTAA
- a CDS encoding Panacea domain-containing protein — translation MTHPEPVTPWPAALPPGGYAAEVVANAFIELARREGRHLTQMQVHKLVFIAHGYALALLGRPLTYNTVHAWKNGPVIRRLWERWGGRGVQPIESPLPVAPSEPDLHADPDAAEVIRSVWSAYGSMDGLELSRLTHRAGSPWAQVYAARADLIPDEITREYYTALARSA, via the coding sequence ATGACCCACCCTGAGCCCGTCACCCCCTGGCCCGCCGCGCTGCCCCCCGGCGGGTACGCCGCCGAGGTCGTGGCGAACGCCTTCATCGAACTCGCCCGCCGCGAGGGGCGGCACCTGACGCAGATGCAGGTGCACAAACTGGTGTTCATCGCGCACGGCTACGCGCTGGCCCTGCTGGGCCGCCCCCTGACGTACAACACCGTACACGCCTGGAAGAATGGCCCGGTCATCCGCCGCCTGTGGGAACGCTGGGGCGGGCGGGGCGTGCAGCCCATCGAGTCGCCGCTGCCGGTTGCGCCGTCCGAACCGGACCTGCACGCCGACCCGGACGCGGCCGAGGTGATCCGCAGCGTCTGGAGCGCCTACGGCAGCATGGACGGCCTGGAACTCTCGCGCCTGACCCACCGCGCCGGGAGTCCCTGGGCGCAGGTGTACGCGGCCCGCGCGGACCTGATCCCCGACGAGATCACCCGCGAGTACTACACCGCCCTGGCCCGCAGCGCCTGA
- a CDS encoding 3-isopropylmalate dehydratase large subunit, with protein sequence MTNPTPRPQTMAEKILSRRGTQVVYAGDLAVVEVDQVMVVDSIAQSFIQRMQQDLNATPKYPERVSIVIDHVAPASTVSVAQAQKEAREYAAQTGVRLFDVGRGICHQVLMEEGLARPGWIVLGSDSHSTTYGAVAAFGSGMGATDIALAAASGKTWLKVPDSVKVTFTGDLRPGVTAKDVALEMIRRLGADGATYQSIEMHAGDRFTRGERMTLANLCVEAGAKAGLVVPGGEILTAYGYDIPDWVYPDEGATYVQSIEIDLATLNPRMSAPSEVDNVFDVADLREQLRDQHVDQVFIGTCTNGRIEDLHAAADVLRGRRVAPGTRLLVIPASSQVMEDAMADGTLLTLQRAGAVLGTPGCGPCMGRHQGVLAPGEVCVSTSNRNFIGRMGDKDARIYLASPAVAAATAVMGRVALPEDVLATPVPA encoded by the coding sequence ATGACGAACCCCACCCCCCGCCCGCAGACCATGGCGGAAAAGATCCTCTCCCGGCGCGGCACGCAGGTCGTGTACGCCGGCGACCTCGCGGTCGTCGAGGTCGATCAGGTCATGGTCGTGGACTCCATCGCCCAGAGCTTCATCCAGCGCATGCAGCAGGACCTGAACGCCACGCCTAAATACCCCGAGCGGGTCAGCATCGTGATCGACCACGTCGCCCCGGCCAGTACCGTCAGCGTGGCCCAGGCGCAGAAGGAAGCGCGCGAGTACGCCGCGCAGACCGGCGTGCGCCTGTTCGACGTGGGGCGCGGCATCTGCCATCAGGTGCTGATGGAGGAGGGACTGGCCCGCCCCGGCTGGATCGTGCTGGGCAGCGACAGCCACAGCACCACCTACGGCGCGGTCGCCGCGTTCGGCAGCGGCATGGGCGCCACCGACATCGCCCTGGCCGCCGCCAGCGGCAAGACGTGGCTGAAAGTCCCCGACAGCGTCAAGGTGACCTTCACGGGCGACCTGCGGCCCGGCGTGACCGCCAAGGACGTCGCGCTGGAGATGATCCGCCGCCTCGGCGCGGACGGCGCGACGTACCAGAGCATCGAGATGCACGCCGGGGACCGCTTCACGCGCGGCGAACGCATGACCCTCGCCAACCTGTGCGTCGAGGCCGGTGCGAAGGCCGGACTGGTCGTGCCCGGCGGCGAGATCCTCACCGCGTACGGCTACGACATCCCCGACTGGGTCTACCCCGACGAGGGAGCCACGTACGTGCAGAGCATCGAGATCGACCTTGCCACCCTGAACCCCCGCATGAGTGCGCCTAGCGAGGTCGACAACGTGTTCGACGTGGCCGACCTGCGCGAACAGCTGCGCGACCAGCACGTGGATCAGGTGTTCATCGGCACCTGCACGAACGGCCGCATCGAGGACCTGCACGCCGCCGCCGACGTCCTGCGCGGACGGCGCGTCGCGCCCGGCACCCGCCTGCTGGTCATCCCGGCCAGCAGTCAGGTCATGGAGGACGCCATGGCCGACGGCACGTTGTTGACCCTGCAACGCGCCGGAGCGGTGCTGGGCACGCCCGGCTGCGGGCCGTGCATGGGCCGCCACCAGGGCGTCCTCGCGCCCGGCGAGGTCTGCGTCAGCACCAGTAACCGCAACTTCATCGGGCGCATGGGTGACAAGGACGCCCGCATCTACCTCGCGTCGCCTGCCGTGGCCGCCGCGACCGCCGTCATGGGCCGCGTCGCACTGCCAGAGGACGTGCTGGCCACCCCGGTACCCGCGTGA
- a CDS encoding LeuD/DmdB family oxidoreductase small subunit, producing the protein MPRIWKFGDSVNTDDILPGKFAPFMAGEDVFQTFAFHYIRPEFAAAVRPGDVLIGGRNWGLGSSREYAPQALKKLQVGGIVAPTFARIHYRNLLNLGIPAFEFDLTDLLEDGAEVSLDVPTGVLTHAGGTVQLPPPPEFLREALAEGSILAFFKKHGRFPGEPA; encoded by the coding sequence ATGCCGAGAATCTGGAAATTTGGTGACAGCGTGAACACGGACGACATCCTGCCGGGCAAGTTCGCGCCGTTCATGGCGGGCGAGGACGTGTTCCAGACGTTCGCGTTCCATTACATCCGACCCGAATTCGCAGCAGCGGTGCGGCCCGGCGACGTGCTGATCGGTGGGCGCAACTGGGGCCTGGGCAGCAGCCGCGAGTATGCCCCGCAGGCGCTGAAGAAGTTGCAGGTGGGCGGGATCGTCGCGCCTACTTTTGCGCGTATTCATTACCGCAACCTGCTGAACCTGGGCATCCCGGCGTTCGAGTTCGACCTGACGGACCTGCTGGAGGACGGCGCGGAGGTGTCGCTGGACGTGCCCACGGGCGTCCTGACGCATGCGGGCGGGACGGTGCAACTGCCGCCGCCGCCGGAGTTCCTGCGTGAGGCGCTGGCCGAGGGGAGCATCCTGGCGTTCTTCAAGAAGCACGGGCGTTTTCCCGGCGAGCCCGCCTGA
- the nadB gene encoding L-aspartate oxidase, which yields MRIVETELLVVGGGVAGAYAALTARSYGADVVLACKTPLTGGSTRWAQGGIAAPLAQGDEDAHALDTLKAGRGLCEPEAVQAFVRDARSHVETLRDLGVTFSPHVTLEGGHSRARIRHTGDSTGHSISLALAGALGAARGPALNVLEGAFVRNLRVSGGAVVGVDLLTPDGPVRVRAGAVLLATGGFGRLYPVTTAPPEGTGDGLGLAWQAGAALRDLEFVQFHPTAVVRGGAAFLVTEAARGEGGRLLNARGERFMERYDPAHELAPRDVVARAIAAEIAATGRVDLDLRHLGAAFVRSRFPTVTASLAPLGLDLGADLIPVQPAVHYTMGGVQTDVQGRAGVPGLYAAGEVASSGLHGANRLASNSLSEGLVFGARAARAALAVLKPVPARTEALPAPLVDPACLPALRAAVADAAGLRRDGTALRAALDAWAWPVTTTESRESLEAGHLALIGERVLRAALDREESRGGHHRTDFPGEAAGAVHSMQSRALGETVARVPVGTAVPATSVLGSSA from the coding sequence GTGAGGATTGTCGAGACGGAGCTGCTGGTGGTCGGCGGCGGTGTGGCGGGTGCGTACGCGGCCCTGACGGCGCGCAGTTACGGGGCGGATGTGGTGCTGGCCTGCAAGACGCCGCTGACGGGCGGTTCGACCCGCTGGGCGCAGGGCGGCATCGCGGCGCCACTGGCGCAGGGGGATGAGGACGCGCATGCGCTCGACACCCTGAAGGCCGGACGTGGCCTGTGCGAGCCGGAGGCGGTGCAGGCGTTCGTGCGGGACGCCCGGTCGCACGTGGAGACCCTGCGGGACCTGGGCGTGACGTTCAGCCCGCACGTGACGCTGGAAGGCGGGCACAGCCGGGCCAGGATCCGGCACACGGGCGACTCGACGGGGCACTCGATCAGCCTGGCGCTGGCCGGGGCGCTCGGAGCGGCGCGGGGTCCGGCGCTGAACGTGCTGGAGGGCGCGTTCGTGCGGAACCTGCGGGTGTCCGGGGGTGCGGTGGTGGGCGTGGACCTGCTCACGCCGGACGGGCCCGTGAGGGTGCGGGCCGGGGCGGTGCTGCTGGCGACCGGGGGGTTCGGGCGGCTGTACCCGGTGACGACCGCGCCGCCCGAGGGTACCGGGGACGGGCTGGGGCTGGCGTGGCAGGCGGGCGCGGCGCTGCGGGACCTGGAGTTCGTGCAGTTCCACCCGACGGCCGTGGTGCGGGGCGGGGCGGCGTTCCTGGTGACGGAGGCCGCGCGCGGCGAGGGTGGGCGGCTGCTGAACGCACGGGGCGAGCGGTTCATGGAACGGTACGATCCGGCGCACGAACTCGCGCCGCGTGACGTGGTGGCCCGCGCCATCGCCGCCGAGATCGCCGCGACGGGCCGGGTGGACCTGGACCTGCGGCACCTGGGCGCGGCGTTCGTGCGCTCGCGCTTCCCGACGGTCACGGCGTCCCTGGCGCCACTGGGCCTGGACCTGGGCGCGGACCTGATCCCGGTGCAGCCGGCGGTGCATTACACGATGGGGGGCGTGCAGACGGACGTGCAGGGCCGCGCGGGCGTGCCGGGCCTGTACGCGGCGGGCGAGGTGGCGTCCAGTGGCCTGCACGGCGCGAACCGGCTGGCCAGTAACAGCCTGTCCGAGGGGCTGGTGTTCGGCGCGCGGGCGGCGCGGGCAGCCCTGGCGGTCCTGAAGCCGGTGCCAGCGCGCACGGAGGCACTCCCGGCACCGCTGGTGGACCCCGCCTGCCTTCCCGCACTGCGGGCAGCCGTGGCGGACGCGGCGGGGTTGCGGCGCGACGGGACGGCGCTGCGGGCCGCGCTGGACGCCTGGGCGTGGCCGGTGACGACCACCGAGTCCCGCGAGAGCCTGGAGGCCGGGCATCTGGCCCTGATCGGAGAGCGGGTGTTGCGGGCGGCGCTGGACCGCGAGGAGTCGCGCGGCGGGCATCACCGGACGGACTTTCCGGGCGAGGCGGCGGGCGCGGTGCATTCCATGCAGTCGCGCGCGCTGGGGGAAACGGTGGCGCGGGTGCCGGTGGGCACGGCGGTTCCTGCCACTTCTGTGCTAGGGTCTTCCGCGTGA
- a CDS encoding esterase/lipase family protein: MSHAPHRTHARTPVLAALSAALLLASCGAPTGPTAATVPATAAVPTPTEATAAPTRTDLRDTALPAPLNAQALDKSTPLILVHGLGGFGRDEALGLRYWGGLNDVQQDLRGQGYAVHTASMGPVSSNWDRAAELYAQIKGGCVDYGAAHAATHGHARTDAAKCYPGFYPQWDAQHPVNLLGHSMGGQTARLLVKLLDDGDAANRASGGLYAGGRAGWVRSVMTVSSPNNGSPAADTLQDAVPMFKNLILAFAGSVGGLDPQNFVYNFDLGQWGLSRAPGENFTTYNTRVFNSGIWNSRDQAAYDLSVDGAAALNAYAGRSRTTRYFSWETNATTTGLISGWQYPTPTMNPVLQPIAYPYAWPLKPGLGNITGHSPGGAVTYSSAWWANDGIVPNTSMNAPTGQGSAAYTGQATTPGGWYRLGRVSGYDHIDITGNLSFRDVKTFYRNQAAFLASQN, encoded by the coding sequence ATGTCACATGCCCCGCACCGTACCCATGCCCGCACCCCCGTCCTGGCCGCCCTGAGCGCCGCGCTGCTGCTCGCCTCCTGCGGCGCACCCACCGGCCCCACGGCTGCCACCGTTCCGGCCACGGCAGCCGTGCCCACCCCGACCGAGGCGACCGCCGCCCCTACCCGCACCGACCTGCGCGACACCGCGCTGCCCGCACCGCTGAACGCGCAGGCGCTGGATAAGAGCACGCCGCTGATCCTGGTGCACGGCCTGGGCGGCTTCGGGCGGGACGAGGCGCTGGGCCTGCGCTACTGGGGCGGCCTGAACGACGTGCAGCAGGACCTGCGCGGCCAGGGCTACGCGGTCCACACGGCCAGCATGGGGCCAGTCAGCAGCAACTGGGACCGCGCGGCCGAACTGTACGCGCAGATCAAGGGCGGCTGCGTGGACTACGGCGCGGCGCACGCCGCCACGCACGGGCACGCCCGCACGGACGCCGCCAAGTGCTACCCCGGCTTCTACCCGCAGTGGGACGCGCAGCACCCGGTCAACCTGCTGGGTCACTCCATGGGCGGCCAGACCGCGCGCCTGCTCGTGAAACTGCTGGATGACGGCGACGCCGCCAATCGCGCCAGCGGCGGCCTGTACGCCGGAGGCCGCGCCGGGTGGGTGCGCAGCGTCATGACGGTCAGCAGCCCAAACAACGGCAGCCCCGCCGCCGACACGTTGCAGGACGCCGTGCCCATGTTCAAGAACCTGATCCTGGCCTTCGCGGGCAGCGTCGGCGGGCTCGACCCGCAGAACTTCGTGTACAACTTCGACCTGGGCCAGTGGGGCCTGAGCCGCGCGCCGGGCGAGAATTTCACCACGTACAACACCCGCGTGTTCAACTCCGGCATCTGGAACAGCCGCGATCAGGCGGCGTACGACCTGAGCGTGGACGGCGCGGCCGCCCTGAACGCCTACGCGGGCCGCAGCCGCACCACGCGGTACTTCTCGTGGGAGACGAACGCCACCACCACCGGCCTGATCAGCGGCTGGCAGTACCCCACCCCCACCATGAACCCGGTCCTGCAACCCATCGCGTACCCCTACGCGTGGCCGCTGAAACCCGGCCTGGGCAACATCACGGGCCACAGCCCAGGCGGGGCCGTCACGTACAGCAGCGCGTGGTGGGCGAACGACGGGATCGTCCCGAACACCTCCATGAACGCCCCGACCGGTCAGGGCAGCGCCGCGTACACCGGGCAGGCCACCACGCCTGGGGGCTGGTACCGCCTGGGCCGCGTCAGCGGGTACGACCACATCGACATCACAGGCAACCTGTCGTTCCGGGACGTGAAGACCTTCTACCGCAACCAGGCGGCATTCCTGGCCTCGCAGAACTGA
- a CDS encoding CBS and ACT domain-containing protein yields MLVRDWMTPNPTTVTPDTPVMDALKLLKEGGFRRLPVMDGDRLVGITTRKDLKDAMPSKATTLSVWELNYLLSKLTVAEMMARPVITAAEGEYMEDAALRMQEHHVGGLPVLTDAGRLSGIITTMDVLRAFTGILGMREGGRRLALDMPDVPGSLARAATAIGPSNIISVATYGGENGRRKFVMRIDGEGVRDVRDRVQAAGIDVLD; encoded by the coding sequence ATGCTCGTTCGCGACTGGATGACCCCCAACCCCACCACCGTGACCCCCGATACGCCCGTCATGGACGCCCTGAAACTGCTCAAGGAGGGCGGGTTCCGCCGCCTGCCCGTCATGGACGGTGACCGGCTGGTGGGCATCACGACCCGCAAGGACCTGAAGGACGCCATGCCCAGCAAGGCCACGACCCTGAGCGTCTGGGAACTGAATTACCTGCTGAGCAAGCTGACGGTCGCGGAGATGATGGCCCGCCCGGTCATCACGGCGGCCGAGGGTGAGTACATGGAGGACGCCGCGCTGCGCATGCAGGAGCATCACGTGGGGGGCCTGCCGGTCCTGACGGATGCGGGTCGCCTGAGCGGGATCATCACGACCATGGATGTCCTGCGGGCGTTCACGGGCATTCTGGGCATGCGGGAGGGTGGGCGCCGGCTGGCGCTGGACATGCCGGACGTGCCGGGCAGTCTGGCGCGCGCGGCGACCGCGATCGGCCCGAGCAACATCATCAGTGTCGCCACGTACGGCGGTGAGAACGGCCGCCGGAAGTTCGTGATGCGCATCGACGGCGAGGGCGTGCGGGACGTGCGGGACCGCGTGCAGGCCGCCGGAATCGATGTACTGGACTGA
- a CDS encoding class I SAM-dependent methyltransferase: protein MSDLMPEQTADSSVLNPARFLGRADVYAQARPGYPDALGAWLRDLGLLNARVADIGAGTGLFTRLLLAHGAAVTAVEPNPDMRAALGGGLRGVPGLTVQAGTSEATGLAGASVGLITAAQAAHWFDPARTTPEFRRVLVPGGRVLFVWNDWRAAQDSAPFNRAYGEVVRAFTDDDPLQLRVPEDDLPLFMPGGFEVREWTHAHTLTRAALHALAGSVSYLPAPDSPEFPALRSALDAAFDAHATVEPGGAEAHVQLAYLTKAYLGTLDATDPTPSSSAVLR from the coding sequence ATGTCTGACCTGATGCCCGAACAGACGGCCGATTCCAGCGTGCTGAACCCGGCGCGCTTTCTGGGCCGCGCGGACGTGTACGCGCAGGCCCGCCCCGGTTATCCGGACGCGCTGGGCGCGTGGCTGCGTGACCTGGGGTTGCTGAATGCACGGGTCGCGGATATCGGCGCGGGCACCGGCCTGTTCACGCGCCTGCTGCTGGCGCACGGCGCGGCGGTGACGGCCGTGGAACCCAACCCGGACATGCGCGCCGCGCTGGGCGGGGGGTTGCGTGGCGTGCCGGGCCTGACCGTGCAGGCCGGAACGTCCGAGGCGACCGGGTTGGCGGGCGCGTCGGTGGGGCTGATCACGGCGGCGCAGGCGGCCCACTGGTTCGACCCGGCGCGCACGACCCCCGAGTTCCGGCGGGTGCTGGTTCCGGGCGGGCGGGTGCTGTTCGTCTGGAACGACTGGCGGGCCGCACAGGACAGCGCGCCGTTCAACCGCGCATACGGCGAGGTCGTGCGGGCCTTCACGGACGACGATCCCCTGCAACTGCGCGTGCCGGAGGACGACCTGCCGCTGTTCATGCCCGGCGGGTTCGAGGTGCGCGAGTGGACGCACGCGCACACCCTGACGCGCGCGGCGCTGCATGCGCTGGCGGGCAGCGTGAGTTACCTGCCCGCGCCGGACTCGCCGGAGTTCCCGGCCCTGCGCTCGGCGCTGGACGCAGCGTTCGATGCTCACGCAACCGTGGAACCGGGCGGCGCGGAGGCCCACGTGCAACTGGCGTACCTGACGAAGGCGTACCTGGGCACGCTGGACGCCACCGATCCCACCCCTTCCAGCTCTGCCGTGTTACGCTGA
- a CDS encoding VOC family protein, translated as MNVRLDHCVLHVCDWARSNEFYARVLGAEVIPCGQGFAYRFGAQQLNLHGPGLSPQPLARVPVAPGGSDLCFVWDGPVSGAAAHLGACGVPVELGPVARAGAQGNGLSVYFRDPDGSLLEFISYEQSSEQEGA; from the coding sequence GTGAACGTCCGGCTGGATCACTGCGTGCTGCACGTCTGCGACTGGGCGCGCTCGAACGAGTTCTACGCGCGGGTGCTGGGGGCCGAGGTCATCCCGTGCGGGCAGGGCTTCGCGTACCGCTTCGGGGCGCAGCAGCTGAACCTGCACGGGCCGGGCCTGAGTCCGCAGCCGCTGGCGCGCGTGCCGGTCGCGCCGGGTGGCAGTGACCTGTGCTTCGTGTGGGACGGCCCGGTCAGCGGGGCCGCCGCGCACCTGGGTGCGTGTGGCGTGCCGGTGGAACTGGGTCCGGTGGCCCGCGCGGGCGCGCAGGGGAACGGCCTGAGCGTGTACTTCCGCGATCCGGACGGGTCGCTGCTGGAATTCATCAGTTACGAGCAGTCAAGCGAGCAAGAGGGGGCCTGA
- a CDS encoding B12-binding domain-containing radical SAM protein, which yields MSYWRNTIKPLLDDETGTLFKQAPVRVTLAFPNRYSVGMASLGYQVIYRMFNNEEGVACERAFLPDDVEAFERTGQALPTVETGRDAGDCQLFAVSVSFELDLTNIIRLLDVAGLRPLREERDDSDAIVMIGGPFTSSNPYPLAPFADVIIIGDGEQIIPVVSEALREATSREDFYDLVDGMPGVFLPARHTHEPKWATAPKELLPAYSQIVTPHSELSNMFLVEAQRGCPRPCTFCLARTMYGPNRNNQAQELLDVIPDWATKVGLVGAALSDFPHTKFVGRTLTDRGIKLGVSSIRADTVDAELAEILKAGGLRTFTVASDAPSERLRRWLKKGITTEDLVKTAHISRDLGFKGVKVYMMIGLGPENDDDITELISFTKELAGINRIALGISPFVPKRHTPHFADPFAGVQVIEKRMKRIQKELRTTAELRNVSAKWAWVESVIARGGPEVGMAAYQIYRNESIGAWKKALADVGWSDEFETNAPAIDLPPGQYESKDVSAHAQGLAI from the coding sequence TTGAGTTACTGGCGCAACACCATCAAACCCCTGCTGGACGACGAGACCGGCACCCTGTTCAAGCAGGCTCCCGTCCGCGTGACCCTGGCCTTCCCCAACCGCTACTCGGTCGGGATGGCCTCGCTGGGTTATCAGGTCATCTACCGCATGTTCAACAACGAGGAAGGTGTCGCCTGCGAACGCGCCTTCCTGCCCGACGACGTCGAGGCCTTCGAGCGGACCGGGCAGGCCCTGCCCACCGTCGAGACCGGCCGGGACGCCGGGGACTGCCAGCTGTTCGCGGTCAGCGTGTCCTTCGAGCTGGACCTGACGAACATCATCCGCCTGCTGGACGTGGCGGGCCTGCGCCCCCTGCGCGAGGAACGCGACGACAGCGACGCCATCGTCATGATCGGCGGGCCGTTCACCAGCTCCAACCCCTACCCGCTCGCTCCGTTCGCGGACGTGATCATCATCGGGGACGGCGAGCAGATCATCCCGGTCGTCAGCGAGGCCCTGCGCGAGGCGACGAGCCGCGAGGACTTCTACGACCTCGTGGACGGCATGCCCGGCGTGTTCCTCCCGGCGCGGCACACGCACGAACCCAAGTGGGCGACCGCGCCCAAGGAACTGCTGCCCGCGTACAGCCAGATCGTCACGCCGCACAGCGAACTGAGCAACATGTTCCTGGTCGAGGCGCAGCGCGGCTGCCCCCGCCCCTGCACCTTCTGCCTCGCCCGGACCATGTACGGCCCGAACCGCAACAATCAGGCGCAGGAACTGCTGGACGTGATTCCCGACTGGGCCACCAAGGTCGGACTGGTCGGCGCGGCCCTCAGCGACTTCCCGCACACCAAGTTCGTGGGCCGTACCCTGACCGACCGGGGCATCAAGCTCGGCGTCAGCTCCATCCGGGCCGACACGGTCGACGCCGAACTGGCCGAGATCCTCAAGGCCGGCGGGCTGCGGACCTTCACGGTCGCCAGCGACGCCCCCAGCGAACGCCTGCGCCGCTGGCTGAAAAAGGGCATCACCACCGAGGACCTCGTGAAGACCGCGCACATCAGCCGCGACCTGGGCTTCAAGGGCGTCAAGGTGTACATGATGATCGGCCTCGGCCCCGAGAACGACGACGACATCACGGAACTGATCTCCTTCACCAAGGAACTCGCCGGAATCAACCGCATCGCGCTGGGCATCAGCCCCTTCGTGCCCAAACGCCACACGCCGCACTTCGCGGACCCCTTCGCCGGCGTGCAGGTCATCGAGAAGCGCATGAAACGCATCCAGAAGGAACTGCGCACCACCGCCGAACTGCGCAACGTGTCCGCCAAGTGGGCCTGGGTGGAAAGCGTGATCGCGCGCGGCGGCCCCGAGGTCGGCATGGCCGCCTACCAGATCTACCGCAACGAGAGCATCGGCGCGTGGAAGAAAGCCCTGGCCGATGTCGGCTGGAGCGACGAATTCGAGACGAACGCCCCCGCCATCGACCTGCCGCCCGGCCAGTACGAGAGCAAGGACGTCAGCGCCCACGCGCAGGGCCTCGCCATCTGA
- the lysW gene encoding lysine biosynthesis protein LysW: MATVQFENPDTGATIELTNPELGELVTDDETGVEYEVVSIDPPRLEAAPQEAEDWGE; this comes from the coding sequence ATGGCTACCGTTCAATTTGAAAACCCCGATACCGGCGCAACCATCGAACTGACCAACCCCGAACTCGGCGAACTCGTCACCGACGACGAAACCGGCGTGGAATACGAGGTCGTCTCCATCGACCCGCCCCGCCTCGAAGCCGCCCCGCAGGAAGCGGAGGACTGGGGCGAGTGA